One bacterium genomic window, AGACGCCGGTTGGCATGTGAAAATCTATGCCGCCTCCCCCACCCTGACCCGTAAGCGAGCTCCCCAAAGGTGCGGAGGAAACCCGGCCGACGGGTGCTCAGTGCGCCAGCCTCACCCACTCCACCAGGCCCTCCCCGGCCGGCTCGTACTCCACCACGCACCCCACCCCCAGTCCCCAGAGTCGGGACGCCCCGAGCTGGGCGACGTGGAAGAAGCGCTCCTCCGTCCCGTCCGGCGCGTCGGGGCCCAGCGGCCGGAGGAAGACGTAGCCCCTGTTGTAGTCGTAGTAGGTGACGATGCCCTGCATGATCCCGGTGGTTAAAGCGCGCGGTAAAAAATAGCACCTCGCGGGGTCGGGGTCAAGGCGGGACGACGCCGCCCTGTGGTAAAATTGCCGGCGACTCGGAGGAGGCATGGACGAAAAAACCGTGCGGCACATCGCGAGGCTGGCCCGGCTGGGGCTGACCGCCGAGGAGCTCGAGCGCTTCCGGGGCCAGCTCGGCGAGATACTGGACTACGTCCGTTCGCTAGAGGGCGTGGACATCGAAGGCGTGCCGCCCTTCAGCGACGTTTCGCCGCCCCGCGTCCCCTGGCGCGAGGACGTCGTGACGAACCCCCCCTCGGCAACCGGCGAGCTCGGCCAGGCCCCGCGGGTCGTGAACGGGCAGATAGAGACCCCCTCCCCCCTCGGGGGCTAGTAGCCCCTCCTACTCCGCGACGAGGAGTTGCTGAAGGTCAATAGTTCACCGCCGCGAGCGGCGCCCCTCCCCCGGATAAAAGCATGTGACGGCTAGTAGCCCCTCCTGCTCCGCGACGTAAGGTTGATGGTATTCGATAGATTAATCCCGCGAGCGACATCCCCTCTTCGTCGAGAGTCGGTGACGGCTAGTAGCCGAGCCTGTTCCGCGTCGCAAGGTAAATGCATTCGATAGTTCACCGCCGCGAGCGGCGCCCCCTGGATGAAACAGATGATTAAACTGGAAGGCAAACGGGCGCTGGT contains:
- the gatC gene encoding Asp-tRNA(Asn)/Glu-tRNA(Gln) amidotransferase subunit GatC — encoded protein: MDEKTVRHIARLARLGLTAEELERFRGQLGEILDYVRSLEGVDIEGVPPFSDVSPPRVPWREDVVTNPPSATGELGQAPRVVNGQIETPSPLGG